CCCTCGAAAACGGCACTCCCTACTGGGACGAGTCAGCCGCCTACAGCTTCACCGCCGCCGAGATCGACACTCTCGAAGCCGCCGGCTACAAGCTGCAAGAGATGTGCCTCGCCGCCGCCCAGCACATCATCGACCAAAAACGCTACGCCGAACTCGACATCCCCGCCTTCGCCATCGAAGCCATAGAGTGGGCCTGGAGCAACGAGCCACCCGCGCTCTACGGCCGCTTCGACCTAAGCTGGGCTGGCGCACAATCAGGCCAAGTCCCCAAGCTCCTCGAGTACAACGCCGACACTCCTACCTCGCTCCTCGAAGCCGGCGTTGTGCAATGGCACTGGCTCAAAGACATGCCCTCGTCGCTTGTCTCCACCAAGCCGGACCAGTTCAACTCCATCCACGAAAAACTCATCGCCAAGTGGAAGGACATCGACCCCTACCTCTCCAAGCCCATCTACTTCGCAGCGCTCGACAACCCCGAAGACCAGCTCACCGTCACCTACCTCCGCGACACCGCACAGCAAGCAGGTCTCGACACCCTACAGATGTTCATGAACGAGATCGGCTGGAACGACGAGCAGCAGCTCTTCCTCGACCCCGACGAGCATCCCATGTTCTCCGTCTTCAAGCTCTACCCGTGGGAGGCCATGCTCCAAGAGGAGTTTGCCCCTCACGCCATCGACACCTACCCCAGCACCCGCTGGATCGAACCCATCTGGAAGATGCTGCTCTCCAACAAAGGCATCCTGCCTATCCTATGGCAGCTCTACCCTAATCACGAGCTCCTCCTCGAATCCCACTTTGCCGACGACCCCAACGCCGCTCAGCTTCGCAACTTTGTCCGCAAGCCGCTCATGTCCCGTGAAGGCGCCAACATCACTCTCGTTCGCGAAGGCGTAAACAGCGCCACCACCCCTGGTCCCTACAACGGCAAACAAATCATTCAGGCGCTCGCCCCCGACGCGGTCTTTGACCATCGCCACACTGTCCTCGGCCTTTGGATGATCGACCAGGACTGCTGCGGCCTCGGCGTCCGCGAGTCCTTCAACCCCATCACTGATAATCTAAGCTCCTTCGTACCTCACTTTTTTGTCTGAGTCGACACCCAATCCGACGCCGAGCACGCCTCAGCCCCTAGGGGCAGAAATGGAGCCCGCCATTCTCGACGTTCATCCGCCACACCAGGCCGCACATAGCTGGAAAGACTTCTTCATCCACATTGCCACCATCGTAATCGGACTGCTTATCGCCATAGGCCTTGAACAGACCGTGGAGTACTTCCATCACCGACATCTCCTCCATCAGGCAGAGGACAATCTCCACTCGGAGATCCAGGACAACCGCCAGACCCTGGCAGCGGACGAGAAGCAACTAGCCGAGATCGAACATCGAATGGAAGATAATCTGAAAATTCTCGCCGACCTCAAAGCTCATCGCGTCCCGACCGAAAAATTCGGACTGCAGTGGGAGTGGAACGGACTGCAATCAGCAGCCTGGGATACGGCACGCAACACCGGGGCGATCGCCCTGATGTCCTACGAAACGGCTGAGGATTATTCCGTAATCTATAGCCAACAGTCGCTGGTGAACGATCAGGCCTGGGTCTACATTCGCGACGTGTACAAATGTGGGCGCCCTGTTGCGACACGCAAAGTCGAGGATCTCCAACCGGAGGAGATCGATGAAGCCATCGTCAATTCAAAGCAGACTTTGACAGATGTCCACTACCTCAGAGATCTCATGCAGAGCCTCAACAAGATCTATCAGAGCGAAGACAAGGCGCTCTAATCTTTTCAGAACAAACACCCTTTTGTTCTCATTCCACTCGATAACGCCTTGTCGACTAAACTAAGTCTTAACCTTAATTGCGCTTACGGAGCTCCATGAAGATCGTTCTCGCCGAAAAAGTCTCCCCTGCAACCCTCGCCGTCTTCCAACAAGAACCAGGCTGGCAGATCGTCACCCCCGACCAGATCAAAAACGGCCTCGCCGCCGAGCTAGCCGATGCCGACGCCCTCGTCGTCCGCTCCGCCGTTCAGGCCGACGCCAAGCTCCTTGCCGCTGCCCCCAAGCTCCGCGTCATCGGCCGCGCCGGCGTAGGCGTCGACAACATCGACACCGATGCCGCCACCCATCGCGGCATCGTCGTCATGAACACCCCCGGCGCCAACGCCGTCGCCGTCGCCGAACTCACCCTCGGCCTCATGATCTCGCTCGCCCGCTCCATCCCACGCGCCAACTCCACCATGCACCAGGCCAAGTGGGACAAGAAAACCCTTCAGGGCCAGGAACTCCGCGGCAAGACGCTCGGCATCGTAGGCCTGGGCCGGATCGGACTCGAAGTCGCCCGTCGCGCCGCCAGCTTCGGCATGGAGATCATCGGCTACGACCCCTTCGTCGCCCCGGTCATCGCCCGCGAGAACAACGTCACTCTCGTCCCCATCGACGAGATCTTCAAAACCTCCGACTACCTCACCCTCCATGTCGGCCTCACCACCCAGACCGAGGGCCTTATCAACGCCACTTCCATCAAGATCATGAAGAAGGGCATCCGCATCATCAACTGCGCCCGCGGCGAGCTCATCGTCGAGCAGGCCCTCGCCGACGCCATCAAATCCGGCCACGTCGGCGGCGCAGCTCTCGATGTCTTCCATCAGGAGCCGCTCAAAGAGTCGCCCTTCTACGATCTGGATAACGTCCTCCTCTCCCCCCACATCGCCGGCGCAACCGACGAAGCCCAGGAGGCCATCGGCATCCAACTCGCCATGCAGGTCCGCGACTACCTCAAGCTCGGCGTCGTCCAGAACGCCGTCAACCTGCCCTCGCTCTCGCACGAGGAGTACAAAGAGATTGCTCCCTACATCGAGATGGCCGAACGCCTCGGTCAATTTCTCTCGCATGCGACACCCGGCAACCTCGAAAACATCCAGATCACCTACACCGGCCGCATCGCCTCCGGCAAAACCGACCTTATCCGCAACGCTGCCCTGGCCGGCATCTTCTCAGGAACAGACGGAGGCAGCACCGCCAACCGTATCAACGCCGCCGCCATCGCAGCTGAGCGCGGCATCCGCATTCAGGAGGACAAGAAGGAGTTCACGATCGGCGGCGCAGGCTCTGTGCTCAAGATCGTGCTCCACTCCTCCGGGGCTGCCACTGGAGAGAAGGCCGGTGACGCCAGCGCCTCCGCCACCGTCCTCCACGGCACCTCGCCCCGCCTACTCACCTACGACGGCATCGACATCGAAGCCCCGCTCCACGGCACCCTCGTCGCCATTCGCAACCACGACGTCCCCGGCGTCGTCGGCCGCATCGGAACCATCCTCGGCGAGCACTCGGTCAACATCGCCAACTTCGCCCTGGGCCGTGCACACTCCACGCAAAGTCATTGCGTTCCACAGGGCCAGGCCCTCGCCGTCGTGCAGATCGACGTCCCCAAGGCAGCCTCAGCCACCGCCGCCGTCGAAGCCCTGCGCAAAGTAGAAGCTATCGCCAGCGTCCGCCTCATCGAACTGGGCAAGCTCTAACCGGGTCGATACTTCTTACATCGTTGTCTGACTCTATCGCATCATTTATTGCTAACCCTTGGCTGTTCGCCCGGAGCGGCTAAGCATCCCAAAAGGAATTTACAGCATGGCGGAAATGATTCCAGAGTCGATCGCCGCGATGAAAGAAGCAACGTCGGGCGAGAAGCGCGTCTTCAAAGTGCTCCGAGACGCTTTACTCCCGGACGAAGAGTTTATCGTCTGGTTCGAACCGAAAGCCGTAAAGAAGCGCCCCGACTTTCTTGTCTGGTCTCAAGATCTGGGACTTCTCGTCATTGAAGTAAAAGATTGGGGTCTCAAGCAGATTGTCGATCTCAACCCTGAGCGGTGGACGATTCGCTGGGATAATGTTCTCAAAACACAAGATAGCCCCGTCGAACAGGCACGAAAATGCTTTATCAAATTTAAGGAGCTGATCCAGAAATCTCCCGAACTGCGTCACAAAGATGGCCCCAACCAGGGCAATATCCGGTTTCCGATTGGGTACTGCGCTGCCTTCACCCAGATCACCCGCAAACAAGCTGGAGATTCCGGCATCATCCGCGCACTCGGTCCCGTCTTTTGCTTCTTCAGCGACGATCTCACGGATACCTTCGACTCCAAGGAATCGAGGCGGAAGTTAGTCTCCAAGCTGAAAAAGACTTTTGTCATTACGTTCCCCTTCGATCCTCTGACCGCCGATGATCTCAAAACACTTCGCTACCTCATCTTTCCCGAGGTCCGGATTAACAACGTGCGCTCCGATAACGCATGCGTCCTGCGTGACCCCGATCAGAGCGCCATGATCAGAGCCCTTGATCTCGAACAGGAGAGAACCGCGAAGAGCATCCTGGAAGGGCATCGCATTCTGAAGGGTGTTGCAGGTAGCGGCAAAACTCTCGTCCTCTCCTGTCGCGCCAAGTATCTCAAAAAGCTTCAGCCCAACTGGCGAATTCTCATCGTCTGTTACAACATCTCTCTTCGCCAGTACATTCAGCAGCTGCTTACGATCTCTGAGCCCGAATCGGAGCACATCGGCATCGAGGTCTTTCTCTATCACGGCCTCGTCAAAGAGCTCACAGGAGCAAGCCTGCAGCGGCGCGACTCTGAGACCCAAGAACAATGGGACGAACGAATAGGCGTCATCCTTCGCGAGGCCATCGCCAGCGGATCAATTGCAAAATACGATGCGATCTTGATTGACGAAGGCCAGGACTTCGCCGTTGAATGGCTGCAATCCCTCACTGAGCTCCTTGAGGAAAAGAGCGACAGCCTCCTCTTCTGCCTCGACCCCGCGCAGAACATCTTCGGAAGAAAGGTCTCCTTCAAGAGTGTGGGCATCAAGGTACAAGGCAAACGACCCGTCTCGCTTAACAGGAGCTACCGCAATACTGCCGAAATTCTAAGTCTTGCCCGAAACTTCTCGAAGGTTCAGGACACCCCCTCTGATCCGGATACCGAGTCTGCCATCGAGAGCCTCCTCTTTCCAGTCGATGTAAATCGTCACGGTCAACCTCCACAGATAATCTGCGGAATGGCGAGCGTCGACCAGATCCAATACATCTTGAAAGAAATATCCGAATACATCGACGGGGGCCTTTGTAGCTGGTGTGATGTTGCCGTG
The nucleotide sequence above comes from Tunturibacter empetritectus. Encoded proteins:
- a CDS encoding glutathionylspermidine synthase family protein, giving the protein MQRITLTPRDNWQQKVESVGLTFHTLENGTPYWDESAAYSFTAAEIDTLEAAGYKLQEMCLAAAQHIIDQKRYAELDIPAFAIEAIEWAWSNEPPALYGRFDLSWAGAQSGQVPKLLEYNADTPTSLLEAGVVQWHWLKDMPSSLVSTKPDQFNSIHEKLIAKWKDIDPYLSKPIYFAALDNPEDQLTVTYLRDTAQQAGLDTLQMFMNEIGWNDEQQLFLDPDEHPMFSVFKLYPWEAMLQEEFAPHAIDTYPSTRWIEPIWKMLLSNKGILPILWQLYPNHELLLESHFADDPNAAQLRNFVRKPLMSREGANITLVREGVNSATTPGPYNGKQIIQALAPDAVFDHRHTVLGLWMIDQDCCGLGVRESFNPITDNLSSFVPHFFV
- the serA gene encoding phosphoglycerate dehydrogenase, producing MKIVLAEKVSPATLAVFQQEPGWQIVTPDQIKNGLAAELADADALVVRSAVQADAKLLAAAPKLRVIGRAGVGVDNIDTDAATHRGIVVMNTPGANAVAVAELTLGLMISLARSIPRANSTMHQAKWDKKTLQGQELRGKTLGIVGLGRIGLEVARRAASFGMEIIGYDPFVAPVIARENNVTLVPIDEIFKTSDYLTLHVGLTTQTEGLINATSIKIMKKGIRIINCARGELIVEQALADAIKSGHVGGAALDVFHQEPLKESPFYDLDNVLLSPHIAGATDEAQEAIGIQLAMQVRDYLKLGVVQNAVNLPSLSHEEYKEIAPYIEMAERLGQFLSHATPGNLENIQITYTGRIASGKTDLIRNAALAGIFSGTDGGSTANRINAAAIAAERGIRIQEDKKEFTIGGAGSVLKIVLHSSGAATGEKAGDASASATVLHGTSPRLLTYDGIDIEAPLHGTLVAIRNHDVPGVVGRIGTILGEHSVNIANFALGRAHSTQSHCVPQGQALAVVQIDVPKAASATAAVEALRKVEAIASVRLIELGKL
- a CDS encoding DEAD/DEAH box helicase yields the protein MAEMIPESIAAMKEATSGEKRVFKVLRDALLPDEEFIVWFEPKAVKKRPDFLVWSQDLGLLVIEVKDWGLKQIVDLNPERWTIRWDNVLKTQDSPVEQARKCFIKFKELIQKSPELRHKDGPNQGNIRFPIGYCAAFTQITRKQAGDSGIIRALGPVFCFFSDDLTDTFDSKESRRKLVSKLKKTFVITFPFDPLTADDLKTLRYLIFPEVRINNVRSDNACVLRDPDQSAMIRALDLEQERTAKSILEGHRILKGVAGSGKTLVLSCRAKYLKKLQPNWRILIVCYNISLRQYIQQLLTISEPESEHIGIEVFLYHGLVKELTGASLQRRDSETQEQWDERIGVILREAIASGSIAKYDAILIDEGQDFAVEWLQSLTELLEEKSDSLLFCLDPAQNIFGRKVSFKSVGIKVQGKRPVSLNRSYRNTAEILSLARNFSKVQDTPSDPDTESAIESLLFPVDVNRHGQPPQIICGMASVDQIQYILKEISEYIDGGLCSWCDVAVLYVSPNFAKSFSSAFEKRFGNEKLYWVSESRQSKMGLNLSSPSLKLSTIESTKGMEFRLVFLVGIEMLPRPNRDEASERKLAYVGLTRAQDLLYILGNTQSGFLNELIEISEMLSTTVQV